A single region of the Eriocheir sinensis breed Jianghai 21 chromosome 53, ASM2467909v1, whole genome shotgun sequence genome encodes:
- the LOC126983340 gene encoding protein obstructor-E-like, translated as MWLLGVAASLLAATQGSFGQDIASECPAPTGYFADARQCDKYYKCVDNVLTEKLCPDGMAFNDINPHVEKCDLLAVVDCSGRTQLQTPKPTENCERQNGNFPVVGSNDCSQAYRCQDGVGTLITCPVGLSFALDTGICDWPDQSGRKGCLTEETQNFTCPRVKQQEAVAHPRYADPHDCQYFYVCINGKTPRRNGCKFGQVFNTNTTACGLPQEVPECADYYTEFFDEHFALVEQNPSALSEDVLAAAILAGYPVPLMADRVRITPGGAKGSPLEPREPAEPAEPTPRPGRTRLSPQRPSSQSSPQADDSKPGDRPLRRRRPGTRRRKTTTTTTTTTAAPEYYDDDYYYYEDEAYVDDPAAGKAADTTGSEVEASPASSDPAPPASRSSSSRFRPSA; from the exons ATGTGGCTCCTTGGTGTGGCTGCGTCGCTCCTGGCGGCAACTCAGG GCAGCTTCGGTCAGGACATCGCCTCAGAGTGCCCGGCCCCCACAGGTTACTTCGCCGACGCCCGCCAGTGTGACAAGTACTACAAATGCGTGGACAACGTGCTCACCGAGAAGCTATGTCCTGACGGCATGGCCTTCAACGACATCAACCCCCACGTGGAGAAGTGTGACCTGCTGGCGGTGGTCGACTGCTCCGGGAGAACCCAACTac AGACGCCGAAACCAACGGAGAACTGCGAGAGACAGAACGGCAACTTTCCAGTGGTGGGAAGCAACGACTGCAGCCAAGCTTACCGGTGCCAGGACGGGGTGGGCACCCTTATCACGTGTCCAGTGGGCCTCTCCTTTGCCCTGGACACCGGGATATGTGACTGGCCCGATCAGTCTGGGCGTAAAGGATGTCTGACAGAAG AGACGCAGAACTTCACGTGCCCGCGCGTGAAGCAGCAGGAGGCCGTGGCCCACCCCCGCTACGCCGACCCTCATGACTGCCAGTACTTCTACGTCTGCATCAACGGCAAGACACCGCGGCGGAACGGCTGCAAGTTCGGCCAAGTCTTcaataccaacaccaccgccTGTGGCCTGCCGCAGGAGGTGCCCGAGTG CGCTGACTACTACACGGAATTCTTCGACGAGCACTTCGCCTTGGTGGAGCAGAACCCGTCTGCTCTGAGCGAAGACGTCCTGGCGGCGGCCATCCTCGCAGGTTACCCGGTGCCCCTCATGGCGGACCGGGTTAGGATCACTCCCGGGGGAGCCAAGGGTAGCCCTCTGGAGCCCAGGGAGCCCGCCGAGCCCGCCGAGCCCACGCCCCGCCCAGGCCGCACACGCCTCTCCCCGCAACGGCCGTCCTCCCAGAGCAGCCCGCAGGCAGACGACAGCAAGCCCGGAGACAGGCCGCTCAGGCGAAG GCGCCCCGGCACAAGGCGAAGgaagaccaccaccacgaccaccaccaccaccgcggcgcccgagtactacgacgacgactactactattacgaagACGAGGCATACGTCGACGACCCCGCCGCAGGAAAGGCTGCTGACACTACAGGCAGCGAAGTCGAAGCCAGCCCCGCCAGCAGCGACCCGGCGCCCCCCGCGTCCAGATCGTCGTCCTCTCGGTTCAGACCCTCGGCCTAG
- the LOC126983341 gene encoding protein obstructor-E-like has protein sequence MWSTVVAPLLLLLVVGLAEGQRPATQGKDRVVSECPLPNGFFADAQQCDRYYECVDNVITEKVCPDGLAFVDHNPRAEKCDYISAVDCTGRPDLQPAQPAGACLRQNGYFYHPDPTICNQFFFCSEGKGNLVTCPVGLVFNTKTNNCVWADEAGRTGCASDTGNPAFECPKVTHDVAVTHPRYADPSDCQFFYVCIDGVNARRNGCTLGQVFNDLVGTCTPPADVPECSNYYNDYFDDYFSKLSPGGRPSGDIIAAAFEAGYDIPLAAFGKGDRTPNRRPGTDAAPAGVSGGPRRRRPSSRTAAAPAAAPAPAAPQAPLSVPIPTQAAAPADSFTLSTDFGEPAQDAPAPAQAADPPRRRRPLVNVRKAPRPQE, from the exons CCGAGGGCCAGCGGCCGGCCACGCAGGGTAAAGACAGGGTCGTGTCGGAGTGCCCGCTGCCCAACGGCTTCTTCGCCGACGCCCAACAGTGTGACAGGTACTACGAATGTGTGGACAACGTGATCACCGAGAAGGTGTGCCCCGACGGCCTCGCCTTCGTGGACCACAACCCCCGCGCCGAGAAGTGTGACTACATCAGCGCCGTGGACTGCACCGGCCGACCCGACCTCC AGCCAGCTCAGCCTGCGGGCGCGTGCCTGCGACAGAACGGCTACTTCTACCACCCGGACCCGACCATCTGCAACCAGTTCTTCTTCTGCAGCGAGGGCAAAGGCAACCTGGTCACCTGCCCCGTCGGCCTCGTCTTCAACACCAAGACCAACAACTGCGTGTGGGCCGATGAGGCGGGACGCACGGGCTGCGCAAGCGACACCG GTAACCCCGCCTTCGAGTGCCCTAAGGTGACCCACGACGTGGCCGTGACCCACCCGCGCTACGCCGACCCCAGCGACTGCCAGTTCTTCTACGTGTGCATCGACGGCGTGAACGCGCGCAGGAACGGCTGCACCTTGGGCCAGGTCTTCAACGACCTCGTCGGCACCTGCACACCGCCGGCAGATGTACCCGAGTG CTCCAACTACTACAACGATTACTTCGACGATTACTTCAGCAAGCTGAGCCCCGGCGGACGGCCCAGCGGGGACATCATCGCCGCCGCGTTCGAGGCAGGCTACGACATTCCCCTCGCCGCCTTCGGCAAGGGCGACAGGACGCCCAACAGGCGCCCAGGCACCGACGCCGCCCCCGCCGGAGT GTCGGGCGGCCCGCGCAGGAGACGACCATCCTCCCGAaccgccgccgcccctgccgccgcccccgccccggCCGCGCCACAAGCCCCTCTTTCAGTCCCCATCCCTACCCAAGCCGCTGCGCCTGCCGATAGCTTCACCCTCTCCACTGACTTTGGAGAGCCCGCACAAgacgcccccgcccccgcccaggCCGCAGACCCACCCCGACGCCGCCGCCCCCTCGTCAACGTCAGAAAAGCACCTAGGCCTCAAGAGTAG